From the genome of Magnetococcales bacterium, one region includes:
- a CDS encoding DUF1016 family protein translates to MNTLPSTDTALITDIRQLIDSARQRAAVAVNAELTRLYWQVGRRIHSEVLRGERAAYGQQIIATLSAKLTAEYGRGWGIRHLRNCLRIAEQFPDEPIVNTLCAELSWSHLRLIVTLDAPLKRDFYTELCRLEHWSVRQLQERIHSMLYERSALSKKPEETIRHDLAQLRQTQRVSPDLLLKDPYILDFLGLHDRYLEKDLEDAILREIELFLLELGVGFTFVARQKRLQIDHDDYCIDLLFYNRKLKRLVAIDLKLGSFKPEYKGQMELYLRWLARYEQEADESPPLGIILCAGKKQEQIELLELDKSGIHVAEYLTVLPSRELLQAKLQQSIAIARERLLQDKGET, encoded by the coding sequence ATGAATACCTTGCCATCCACCGACACCGCCCTGATCACAGACATTCGGCAACTGATCGACAGTGCCCGTCAGCGGGCGGCGGTAGCGGTCAATGCCGAGTTGACACGGCTTTATTGGCAGGTTGGACGGAGAATACACAGCGAGGTTCTTCGTGGTGAACGCGCCGCTTATGGGCAACAGATCATTGCGACACTTTCGGCAAAACTGACCGCTGAATATGGCAGGGGCTGGGGGATACGCCACTTGCGGAATTGTCTACGCATTGCGGAGCAATTTCCCGACGAGCCAATTGTGAACACACTGTGTGCCGAATTGAGTTGGTCGCATCTGCGGTTGATCGTCACGCTGGATGCCCCCCTCAAACGCGATTTCTACACCGAACTGTGCCGCCTGGAACATTGGAGCGTGCGTCAGTTGCAGGAACGCATCCATTCCATGCTGTACGAGCGGAGTGCCCTCTCCAAAAAGCCCGAAGAGACCATCCGCCACGACCTGGCGCAACTGCGGCAAACTCAACGGGTGTCACCGGATTTGCTGTTGAAAGACCCATACATTCTGGATTTCCTCGGTCTGCACGACCGCTACCTGGAGAAAGACCTGGAAGATGCCATCCTGCGGGAGATCGAATTGTTCCTGCTGGAATTGGGCGTGGGTTTTACCTTCGTGGCGCGACAAAAACGATTGCAAATCGATCATGATGATTATTGCATCGATCTGCTGTTCTATAATCGCAAGCTCAAACGACTCGTTGCCATCGATCTGAAGCTGGGCAGTTTCAAGCCGGAATACAAAGGCCAAATGGAGTTGTATCTGCGCTGGCTGGCCAGGTACGAACAGGAAGCGGACGAGTCGCCCCCGCTTGGCATCATCTTGTGCGCTGGCAAGAAGCAGGAGCAAATCGAATTGCTTGAATTGGATAAAAGCGGCATCCATGTCGCCGAGTATCTGACCGTCCTGCCGTCTCGCGAACTTTTGCAGGCCAAGTTGCAGCAATCCATCGCGATTGCCAGAGAGCGTTTGTTGCAGGACAAAGGGGAAACATGA
- a CDS encoding OmpA family protein, protein MAKKCPACKKGTPLWFISWADMATLLLCFFVIIVAYSTQEKAKFLELAGAIKNSFGVQKTEAMNAVLVGQNLIGSEFQQAVHFVELREKIRLMISTLVDNGQAMAEEKQDGFHVNIKEEAILAPDSAAFKEEVGAILDQIAGLLNKGYNAVDIRGYTDSQRAQADRLETTSWYQGARLAAAVANRLTSSGELQPERVRVTTFGEYQPIASNNTPEGRKANRRVEIIVLKEMANAPRVNDAPENVNPDQHTQESAKP, encoded by the coding sequence ATGGCCAAAAAATGTCCCGCATGCAAAAAAGGTACTCCGCTCTGGTTTATTTCCTGGGCGGACATGGCGACACTTTTGCTTTGTTTTTTCGTGATTATCGTTGCCTACTCAACCCAGGAGAAAGCCAAGTTTCTTGAGTTGGCCGGCGCGATTAAAAACTCATTCGGCGTGCAAAAGACCGAAGCCATGAACGCGGTCCTGGTGGGACAGAATCTGATCGGTTCGGAGTTCCAGCAGGCGGTTCATTTTGTGGAGCTGCGTGAAAAAATCCGTCTCATGATCAGTACCCTGGTCGATAATGGCCAGGCCATGGCGGAAGAAAAACAGGATGGCTTTCATGTGAACATCAAGGAGGAGGCCATTCTCGCACCTGATTCGGCGGCTTTCAAGGAAGAGGTGGGTGCCATCCTGGACCAGATCGCCGGTCTTCTCAACAAGGGCTATAATGCCGTTGATATTCGGGGCTATACCGATTCCCAGCGTGCCCAGGCAGACCGTTTGGAAACCACGAGTTGGTATCAGGGGGCACGGCTTGCCGCCGCAGTTGCCAATCGTTTGACATCCAGTGGGGAACTGCAACCCGAACGTGTGCGGGTTACCACGTTTGGCGAATATCAACCCATTGCCAGCAACAATACACCGGAAGGTCGCAAAGCCAACCGTCGAGTCGAAATCATCGTTCTCAAGGAAATGGCCAATGCACCCCGGGTCAACGATGCCCCAGAAAATGTCAATCCAGACCAGCACACGCAGGAATCTGCAAAACCGTAG
- a CDS encoding KilA-N domain-containing protein: protein MNKERKTTIHVQGAAIAILSQREEDFISLTDMVKKFGDDTLIYSWMRNRNTLEFLGIWEQMHNPDFKGGEFETFKKESGLNSFHLTPRKWIEATHAIGIQSRAGRHGGGTYAHKDLAFEFGSWLSPEFKLYLIKEFQRLKEDENRRLSLDWNLNRTLAKINYRIHTDAIKIHIIPAAVSPTQAGFVYANEADVLNVALFGQTAKQWRDANPEREGNMREYARVEQLLVLANIEAMNAEFIHMGLPQGERLTRLNEIAIRQLQTLTAQIAIKALGGSHGDGHE, encoded by the coding sequence ATGAACAAGGAGAGGAAAACGACCATCCATGTGCAAGGTGCAGCCATTGCCATCCTGTCACAACGAGAGGAGGATTTTATCTCGCTGACCGACATGGTGAAAAAATTCGGCGATGACACCTTGATCTACAGTTGGATGCGAAATCGCAACACGCTTGAATTTTTGGGAATTTGGGAGCAGATGCACAACCCGGATTTTAAAGGTGGCGAATTCGAGACCTTTAAAAAAGAATCTGGATTGAACAGCTTTCACCTGACGCCCAGAAAATGGATTGAAGCGACTCACGCCATAGGCATCCAGTCCCGCGCAGGGCGACACGGTGGCGGCACCTACGCCCACAAGGATTTGGCCTTTGAGTTTGGCTCTTGGCTCAGTCCAGAATTCAAGCTCTACCTCATCAAGGAATTCCAACGGCTCAAGGAAGATGAAAACCGCCGTCTATCGTTGGATTGGAATCTCAATCGCACGTTGGCCAAAATTAATTATCGTATTCATACCGACGCCATTAAAATTCATATCATTCCCGCCGCCGTTTCCCCGACGCAGGCTGGTTTTGTGTATGCCAACGAGGCCGATGTACTCAATGTCGCACTGTTTGGACAAACCGCCAAACAGTGGCGTGATGCCAACCCGGAGCGAGAAGGCAATATGCGTGAGTATGCCAGGGTTGAGCAATTGCTGGTGCTGGCCAACATCGAAGCCATGAATGCCGAATTCATTCATATGGGTCTGCCGCAAGGCGAGCGATTAACGCGACTGAACGAGATCGCCATCCGCCAGCTTCAGACACTCACCGCGCAGATCGCGATAAAGGCTTTAGGTGGCAGTCATGGTGATGGACATGAATAA
- a CDS encoding SagB/ThcOx family dehydrogenase — MQEPLPGATGIRAYHIRSKHFPRHYAAGPGYVDWETQPDPFRRHAGSPVVPLPLLADALQTPFADVYRPAQVNPLPFDAAHVALLFELSLGLAAWKEYQGIRWALRCNPSSGNLHPTEGYAILPTLAATWPESPFTRQATGPLTAGIYHYSSRDHILEARLHLAELSDLLPKNTFLIGLSSIHWREAWKYGERSYRYCQLDVGHAVGALRYAAAALGWRVTVLLDPSDADVTGLLGLNQNALSGAEAEYPDLLLLVQTDAGVQTHMPRERLATMLKHCQPVDWLGRPNVLSQTHAHEWPAIDEAVAATIKPVTSEGLWHPEPLPDLRSSPDLQVLPATHPAATLIRHRRSGQTYDPRATLSRDAFFHMLDRLLPRNHTPPWDALPWHPGIHPVFFVHRVVGLEPGTYILVRHAESQPRLEAAMASEFGWEKPPGCPDHLSLFMLTECDMQEQAKEVSCHQEIAADGIFSLGMLADFAANLREGAWHYRRIFWEAGVLGHLLYLEAELLGLRGTGIGCFFDDHFHDFLGLEGDQFQSLYHFTVGKAIEDDRLVTLPAYSFQKDAQESFTGEARESFA; from the coding sequence ATGCAGGAACCCCTCCCCGGAGCAACCGGAATCCGCGCCTACCACATTCGCAGCAAACATTTTCCCCGGCATTACGCCGCCGGACCCGGATACGTCGATTGGGAGACCCAACCGGATCCCTTCCGGCGCCATGCGGGTTCTCCGGTCGTGCCCCTGCCCCTGCTGGCCGATGCATTGCAGACCCCCTTCGCGGACGTTTATCGCCCCGCGCAGGTGAATCCGCTCCCTTTCGATGCGGCCCATGTCGCCCTGTTGTTCGAGCTTTCCCTGGGACTGGCGGCTTGGAAGGAGTATCAGGGGATCCGCTGGGCCTTGCGCTGCAACCCCTCCAGCGGCAACCTCCATCCCACGGAAGGGTATGCCATTCTGCCGACACTGGCCGCCACCTGGCCGGAAAGTCCCTTCACCCGGCAGGCGACCGGACCCCTGACCGCCGGTATTTATCACTATTCCAGCCGGGATCATATTCTGGAGGCACGTCTGCATCTGGCGGAACTGTCCGATCTTCTGCCCAAGAACACTTTTTTGATCGGCCTGAGTTCCATCCACTGGCGCGAGGCCTGGAAATATGGAGAACGGAGCTACCGCTACTGCCAGTTGGATGTGGGACACGCGGTGGGTGCCCTGCGCTATGCCGCTGCTGCCCTGGGCTGGCGGGTCACCGTTCTGCTGGATCCCTCCGACGCCGATGTCACCGGTCTGCTGGGACTGAACCAGAACGCCCTATCGGGTGCCGAAGCGGAATATCCCGACCTGTTGCTGCTCGTCCAGACCGACGCCGGCGTTCAGACCCACATGCCCCGGGAACGGCTGGCCACCATGCTCAAACACTGCCAGCCGGTCGATTGGCTGGGACGTCCCAATGTTCTCAGCCAGACCCATGCCCACGAATGGCCGGCCATCGATGAGGCCGTGGCCGCCACGATCAAACCCGTCACCTCCGAGGGACTTTGGCATCCGGAACCCCTTCCCGATCTCCGGTCATCTCCCGATTTGCAGGTCTTGCCCGCTACGCACCCGGCTGCCACCCTGATCCGGCATCGCCGCAGCGGCCAGACCTACGATCCCCGGGCCACCCTGTCCCGTGACGCCTTTTTCCACATGCTGGACCGTCTTCTTCCCCGGAACCACACCCCTCCCTGGGATGCACTGCCCTGGCACCCTGGCATTCATCCGGTTTTTTTTGTGCATCGGGTCGTCGGTCTGGAACCAGGGACCTATATCCTGGTCCGCCACGCCGAAAGCCAACCCCGACTCGAAGCGGCCATGGCCAGCGAGTTCGGCTGGGAGAAACCACCCGGCTGCCCGGACCATCTGTCGCTCTTCATGCTGACGGAGTGCGACATGCAGGAACAGGCCAAGGAGGTCTCCTGTCACCAGGAGATAGCCGCCGATGGCATTTTCAGCCTGGGCATGCTGGCCGACTTTGCCGCGAACCTTCGGGAAGGTGCCTGGCACTATCGCCGTATTTTCTGGGAAGCCGGTGTCCTGGGGCATCTTCTCTACCTGGAGGCCGAACTTCTGGGGCTGCGTGGCACGGGCATTGGCTGCTTTTTCGACGACCATTTCCACGATTTTCTGGGTCTGGAAGGGGACCAGTTCCAGAGCCTGTACCACTTCACTGTCGGCAAGGCCATCGAGGACGACCGGCTCGTCACCCTCCCCGCCTACTCGTTCCAGAAAGACGCCCAGGAATCATTCACCGGAGAGGCTCGGGAATCATTCGCTTAA
- a CDS encoding zeta toxin family protein, with protein sequence MFAGPNGSGKSTIKSVIHPELLGVYINPDDIEKDIRECGFLDLKRYQVATDKPDILGFFNSSILLDQAGLLDKVGNLRFDDDKLDFSSIQVNSYFASVAADFMRRKLLDCRTSFSFETVMSSPDKIKFLQKAWQQGFRTYLYFIATEDPLINISRVRNRVRLGGHSVPDDKIIARYDRSLDLLLEAVRYTNRAYIFDNSGHSILWLAEINDGKSLTMKTNRMPAWFKRAVWDKMATMEVKKP encoded by the coding sequence ATGTTTGCCGGTCCAAATGGTTCTGGCAAGAGTACCATCAAGTCGGTGATCCATCCGGAATTGCTGGGGGTGTATATCAACCCCGACGATATCGAAAAAGATATTCGCGAGTGCGGGTTTCTTGACCTGAAACGTTATCAGGTTGCAACGGATAAACCTGACATATTGGGGTTTTTCAACTCCTCAATCTTGTTGGATCAGGCAGGTCTGCTCGATAAAGTCGGGAATCTGCGCTTCGATGATGACAAACTGGATTTTTCCTCGATACAAGTCAACTCCTATTTTGCTTCAGTGGCAGCCGATTTCATGCGTCGCAAGCTTTTAGATTGCAGGACTTCATTCTCTTTTGAAACGGTCATGTCGTCACCTGATAAAATAAAGTTCTTGCAAAAAGCATGGCAACAGGGTTTTCGTACCTATCTGTATTTCATTGCGACAGAAGATCCGCTGATCAATATCTCCCGGGTACGGAATCGAGTCCGCTTGGGAGGGCATTCGGTGCCAGACGACAAAATTATCGCCCGTTATGATCGATCACTGGATTTGTTGCTTGAAGCAGTTCGTTATACAAACCGCGCTTATATTTTCGATAATTCAGGTCATTCAATCCTGTGGCTGGCAGAAATCAACGATGGAAAATCCCTGACAATGAAAACGAATCGGATGCCTGCGTGGTTCAAAAGGGCTGTTTGGGACAAGATGGCAACGATGGAGGTGAAAAAACCATGA
- a CDS encoding restriction endonuclease subunit S: MVMDMNKSPADHETSVNCPVGLDSPCVRPGYKQTEVGVIPEDWDAKKLGELASFRTGPFGSALHKSDYTNDGVPIVNPMHIVDSQILPTRTMTITESAATKLNEFRLNPGDVVIGRRGGMGRCAVVQHTHNGWLCGTGSMIVRPSAWVDAEFIQRVLSSPTIIFAIENTSVGSTMINLNQSTLRELVVQAPPLPEQRAIATALSDVDALLTKLEKLIAKKRDLKQAAMQQLLTGQMRLPGFGGEWEVKRLGDVGCFLKGSGIRKDESLSGDLPCVRYGEIYTKHSEYIKTFYSWISPQAAVTARQIKQGDLLFSGSGETKEEIGKCVAFVNDTEAYAGSDIVILRPEHSSPIFFGYYLNTAPINRQKASRGQGDAVVHISAMALADIEIKLPKFEEQTAIATVLFDMDAEITALESRRDKTRALKQGMMQELLTGRIRLI; encoded by the coding sequence ATGGTGATGGACATGAATAAATCTCCGGCTGATCATGAAACTTCGGTCAATTGCCCGGTCGGGCTGGACTCGCCATGCGTCAGGCCGGGGTATAAACAAACTGAAGTAGGGGTGATACCGGAGGATTGGGATGCAAAGAAGCTTGGCGAGTTGGCATCATTTCGCACTGGCCCATTTGGGAGTGCATTGCACAAGTCTGATTACACAAACGATGGCGTGCCGATAGTGAATCCGATGCACATTGTTGATAGTCAGATATTGCCAACTCGCACAATGACGATTACAGAATCTGCGGCGACAAAACTCAATGAGTTTCGGCTCAATCCAGGTGATGTCGTTATTGGCAGAAGGGGTGGCATGGGCCGCTGTGCAGTAGTTCAGCATACACATAATGGGTGGCTTTGCGGAACTGGGTCAATGATTGTTCGCCCTTCAGCCTGGGTTGATGCTGAATTTATTCAACGAGTCCTATCCAGTCCGACGATAATTTTTGCAATTGAAAATACATCTGTCGGCTCGACGATGATTAATCTCAATCAAAGTACTTTGAGAGAGTTGGTTGTACAAGCACCACCCCTCCCCGAACAACGCGCCATTGCCACCGCCCTATCAGATGTGGATGCCCTGCTCACCAAACTCGAAAAACTCATCGCCAAAAAGCGCGACCTCAAACAGGCCGCCATGCAGCAACTCCTTACCGGGCAGATGCGGCTGCCGGGGTTTGGGGGGGAGTGGGAGGTGAAGAGGTTGGGGGATGTTGGATGCTTTCTTAAAGGCAGCGGTATTCGAAAGGATGAATCCCTAAGTGGTGATTTGCCTTGTGTCCGGTATGGAGAGATTTACACAAAACATAGTGAATATATTAAAACATTTTACTCATGGATCTCACCACAAGCGGCAGTCACAGCAAGGCAGATTAAACAGGGTGACTTACTATTCTCTGGTTCAGGAGAGACGAAAGAAGAAATTGGAAAATGCGTGGCTTTTGTCAATGATACAGAAGCTTATGCGGGTAGTGATATTGTCATCCTTAGACCTGAGCATTCGAGTCCGATCTTTTTTGGTTACTACTTGAATACTGCTCCGATTAATAGACAAAAAGCAAGTAGAGGGCAAGGCGATGCTGTGGTCCATATTAGCGCAATGGCACTCGCTGATATTGAGATAAAGCTCCCAAAATTCGAGGAACAAACCGCCATCGCCACCGTCCTCTTCGACATGGACGCCGAGATTACTGCTCTTGAATCCCGCCGCGACAAGACCCGCGCCCTCAAGCAGGGGATGATGCAGGAGTTGCTGACCGGGAGGATTCGCTTGATATGA
- a CDS encoding DUF1016 family protein encodes MELITSDGYRDLLEQISRTYTGGRLLAVQAVNVQMTETYWRVGQHIVEFEQGGNVRAEYGKALIKHLAKDLGLRHGKGFSRSNLVYMRLLYLRYPISQKPSHQLSWSHYVELLKLDDDLERSFYEKQAIAERWSVPELKRQKAASLFLRLSASKDKATILQLAAQGQIIEQPSDLLREPYVFEFLKIPEPWQVSETQLETLLRNHLQQFLLELGKGFTFVGRQYRVRVDGHLKEMGFV; translated from the coding sequence ATGGAGCTGATCACCAGCGATGGTTACCGTGACCTGTTGGAGCAAATCTCCCGTACATACACCGGGGGTCGTCTTCTGGCGGTGCAAGCCGTCAATGTTCAGATGACAGAAACCTATTGGCGGGTAGGTCAGCATATTGTTGAGTTTGAACAAGGGGGCAACGTCAGAGCCGAATATGGCAAGGCACTGATCAAGCATCTTGCCAAAGACCTTGGTTTGCGCCATGGCAAAGGCTTCAGCCGCAGCAATTTGGTGTATATGCGGTTGTTATATCTTCGTTATCCAATAAGTCAGAAGCCTTCTCACCAATTGAGTTGGTCGCATTATGTGGAATTGCTCAAGCTGGACGACGATCTGGAACGAAGCTTCTACGAAAAGCAAGCCATAGCCGAACGTTGGTCTGTTCCAGAACTCAAAAGGCAGAAGGCGGCATCGCTCTTTCTCCGTCTGAGCGCCAGCAAGGATAAGGCAACCATTCTGCAACTCGCGGCACAGGGGCAGATCATCGAGCAGCCATCTGACCTGCTGCGTGAACCCTACGTGTTTGAATTCCTGAAAATTCCTGAGCCATGGCAGGTATCGGAAACTCAACTGGAGACTTTATTGCGCAATCACCTGCAACAGTTCCTGCTGGAATTGGGCAAGGGTTTTACCTTTGTTGGACGACAATACCGCGTCCGTGTGGATGGGCATCTGAAAGAGATGGGGTTTGTATGA
- a CDS encoding MotA/TolQ/ExbB proton channel family protein, with product MDISTIIGLVGALIILAFLSAGKIVMFASAHAAVVVFGGLVASTFVKFSLHDLKNTGGILSKAFLLPKDNINDIIAQLVEMSNISRKDGILALEKYKTKNKFMQNAINHCVDGSSPEFLSEVMSKEIEYLAHRHHVGVVMFDSMGEAAPAMGMVGTLIGMVELLANMEDPSKIGPAMGTALLATCYGAIVANMMTIPIGIKLHHYSSEEQLRCQVIMDGIIGIQKGVNPRMLEQSLRTVLSGKERESD from the coding sequence ATGGATATATCGACGATTATCGGATTGGTTGGTGCCTTGATTATTCTGGCTTTTCTTTCAGCAGGCAAGATTGTCATGTTTGCCAGTGCCCATGCCGCTGTGGTGGTGTTTGGTGGGCTGGTCGCTTCGACGTTCGTCAAATTCAGTCTGCATGACCTGAAAAATACCGGTGGCATCCTGTCCAAGGCGTTTCTGCTGCCCAAGGACAACATCAACGACATCATTGCCCAGTTGGTGGAAATGTCCAATATTTCCCGCAAGGATGGCATCCTCGCCCTGGAAAAGTACAAGACCAAGAACAAGTTCATGCAAAATGCCATCAACCACTGTGTGGACGGTTCCAGTCCCGAATTTTTGAGTGAGGTGATGAGCAAGGAGATTGAATATCTGGCCCACCGCCACCACGTCGGGGTGGTCATGTTCGACTCGATGGGCGAGGCGGCACCGGCCATGGGCATGGTGGGTACGCTGATCGGCATGGTGGAACTCCTCGCCAACATGGAAGATCCTTCCAAGATTGGCCCGGCCATGGGGACGGCCCTGTTGGCCACCTGTTATGGTGCCATCGTTGCCAACATGATGACCATTCCCATCGGCATCAAGCTGCACCACTATTCCAGCGAAGAGCAACTGCGCTGCCAGGTCATCATGGATGGCATCATCGGCATTCAAAAGGGCGTCAACCCGCGCATGCTGGAGCAATCCCTGCGCACCGTCCTTTCCGGAAAGGAAAGAGAATCCGATTGA